Proteins encoded within one genomic window of Bdellovibrio bacteriovorus:
- a CDS encoding NADH-quinone oxidoreductase subunit J, producing the protein MTADAFLFWFLAIVTLVSGLSVILLSNPIYSSLCLAMTMVGISALFVTLNAYFIAGVQLIVYAGAVMVLFVMVIMLFDLKKDLQAFTKGKFSGAVKIASVGLLAGLVVGAIAMSVGLLTEKTTDNPVTAGTGMETTKQLGQILFSKYIFGFEALGVLLLVIAVGAVALARSKGGTHEH; encoded by the coding sequence GTGACAGCAGATGCATTTCTTTTTTGGTTCTTAGCGATTGTCACTCTGGTCAGCGGCCTGAGTGTCATTCTTTTATCTAACCCGATTTATTCATCGCTTTGTTTGGCGATGACGATGGTGGGTATCTCCGCGTTGTTCGTGACTTTGAATGCTTACTTTATTGCAGGTGTTCAGTTGATCGTTTACGCCGGCGCCGTGATGGTTCTTTTCGTCATGGTGATCATGCTCTTCGACTTGAAGAAAGATCTTCAAGCTTTCACGAAGGGAAAGTTTTCTGGAGCAGTTAAAATTGCTTCCGTAGGTTTGTTGGCAGGCCTGGTTGTCGGCGCCATTGCGATGTCTGTAGGTCTTTTGACTGAAAAAACTACGGACAACCCAGTGACTGCGGGAACAGGCATGGAAACAACAAAACAGTTGGGCCAGATTTTGTTTTCTAAATACATCTTCGGCTTTGAAGCATTGGGCGTTCTTTTGCTAGTGATCGCAGTTGGTGCGGTGGCTCTAGCGCGCAGTAAAGGTGGAACACATGAACACTGA
- the nuoK gene encoding NADH-quinone oxidoreductase subunit NuoK, with protein MNTDFINNIGLTHYLVLAALLFMMGMAGVLLRRNVIVLLMSVELMLNSVNLTFIAFSKYLGILDGHIMVFFVMTIAAAEAAVGLALAVSIFKRFNEVNIRFFEHLKG; from the coding sequence ATGAACACTGATTTCATTAACAACATTGGCCTGACTCACTATTTAGTTCTGGCAGCACTTTTGTTCATGATGGGTATGGCCGGAGTTCTTCTTCGCCGTAACGTGATCGTACTTTTGATGTCTGTAGAGTTGATGTTGAATTCTGTGAATTTAACCTTCATCGCATTCAGCAAGTACTTAGGCATTCTTGATGGTCACATCATGGTTTTCTTTGTCATGACAATCGCCGCGGCAGAAGCGGCGGTAGGTTTGGCATTGGCCGTTTCAATCTTTAAACGCTTTAACGAAGTGAATATTCGCTTCTTTGAACACTTGAAAGGATAA
- the nuoL gene encoding NADH-quinone oxidoreductase subunit L yields MALLILAPFVGFLINGVRYKKHSANVAGVIATSAIAISFISAILLVLDVVAMPAESRKIAVSFFEWMAVDKFKVNAGFVVDQISSIMILVITGVGTLIHLFSIGYMHHDKGAAKYFAYLNLFIFNMLLLVLGDSLLVMFVGWEGVGLCSYLLIGFWFTDKEKAAAGMKAFITNRVGDAAFLLGMFILFITFGTLNFSELNALAPTTAEASWLGAVTLGTLFLFIGATGKSAQIPLYVWLPDAMAGPTPVSALIHAATMVTAGVYMIVRLNPLFIMAPNTMMVIAIIGAATAVLAATIGMTQWDIKKVLAYSTVSQLGYMFLACGVGAFGAAMFHLMTHAFFKALMFLGSGSVIHAMHEEQDIRKMGGLKKYMPITHVTFFLGWLAIIGMPPFAGFFSKDEILAYTFNSPLGSPILWAMGALGATLTAFYMTRLMALTFWGKSRVPSDVHPHESPALMTIPLIVLGILSVIGGWIGIPHVIGEHLGHLPNVWEHWLHPMISPIPGWTAIDHTTEWTLMGVSVGLALISAIVAYQFYVKSPETPKKIADSIKPVYNLVYNKYFVDEAYFGFIINPLVSISKNTWYYIDVNFIDKATYLAGDLARGMGSFVRSIQTGNMQQYAMYIGIGVVVALSFVIMR; encoded by the coding sequence ATGGCCCTTTTGATCCTAGCTCCGTTCGTTGGTTTCTTGATCAACGGAGTTCGTTATAAAAAGCACTCTGCAAACGTGGCGGGTGTGATTGCCACATCAGCAATTGCGATCTCTTTCATCAGCGCGATCTTATTGGTGTTAGACGTTGTTGCGATGCCAGCGGAATCTCGCAAAATTGCGGTGAGCTTCTTTGAGTGGATGGCAGTTGATAAGTTTAAAGTTAATGCCGGATTCGTTGTTGATCAAATCAGCTCTATCATGATCTTGGTGATCACGGGCGTTGGTACTTTGATCCACTTATTCTCGATCGGTTACATGCACCACGATAAAGGTGCGGCAAAATACTTTGCTTACCTGAACCTTTTTATCTTCAACATGTTGTTGCTAGTTCTTGGCGACAGCTTGCTTGTGATGTTCGTGGGTTGGGAAGGCGTTGGTCTTTGCTCTTACTTGTTAATCGGCTTCTGGTTCACAGACAAAGAAAAAGCTGCAGCTGGTATGAAAGCCTTTATCACAAACCGTGTGGGTGACGCTGCTTTCCTACTTGGAATGTTCATCCTTTTCATCACTTTCGGAACTTTGAATTTCTCTGAGTTGAATGCTTTGGCGCCAACAACAGCAGAGGCTTCTTGGTTGGGTGCGGTGACTTTGGGAACTTTGTTCCTCTTCATCGGCGCAACAGGTAAGTCGGCACAGATTCCACTGTATGTTTGGCTTCCAGACGCGATGGCCGGTCCAACACCCGTATCCGCTCTTATCCATGCGGCGACGATGGTAACTGCCGGTGTTTACATGATCGTGCGTTTGAATCCGTTGTTCATCATGGCTCCGAACACAATGATGGTGATTGCTATCATCGGTGCGGCGACAGCCGTTTTAGCAGCGACAATCGGTATGACCCAATGGGATATCAAAAAAGTACTAGCGTACTCAACAGTCTCTCAACTTGGTTACATGTTCTTGGCTTGCGGTGTGGGTGCTTTCGGAGCAGCGATGTTCCACTTGATGACTCACGCATTCTTTAAAGCCCTGATGTTCTTGGGCTCGGGTTCAGTGATCCATGCGATGCACGAAGAACAAGATATACGTAAGATGGGCGGACTTAAAAAGTACATGCCAATCACGCACGTGACGTTCTTCTTGGGATGGCTTGCGATCATCGGTATGCCGCCGTTCGCGGGTTTCTTCTCTAAAGATGAAATCTTAGCTTACACGTTCAACTCTCCACTAGGTTCTCCGATCTTGTGGGCGATGGGGGCGTTGGGTGCGACTTTGACAGCGTTCTACATGACTCGTTTGATGGCGTTGACATTCTGGGGTAAGAGCCGCGTTCCAAGCGATGTTCACCCGCATGAATCTCCAGCGCTTATGACGATTCCATTGATCGTTTTAGGTATTCTTTCTGTGATCGGTGGTTGGATCGGTATTCCTCACGTGATCGGTGAACATTTGGGTCACCTTCCAAACGTGTGGGAGCACTGGTTGCATCCAATGATCTCTCCAATCCCAGGTTGGACAGCGATTGATCACACGACGGAATGGACTTTGATGGGTGTTTCTGTTGGTTTGGCTTTGATCTCTGCGATCGTAGCGTACCAATTCTACGTGAAGTCTCCAGAGACTCCGAAGAAAATCGCCGACAGCATCAAGCCTGTGTACAACCTTGTGTATAACAAATATTTCGTTGATGAAGCTTACTTCGGATTCATCATCAATCCACTTGTTAGCATCAGCAAAAACACTTGGTATTACATCGATGTGAATTTCATCGATAAAGCGACTTACTTGGCCGGCGACTTAGCTCGCGGTATGGGCTCGTTCGTTCGCTCTATCCAAACTGGTAATATGCAACAGTACGCGATGTACATCGGTATCGGTGTTGTTGTGGCTCTTTCATTTGTGATCATGAGGTAA